One stretch of Scatophagus argus isolate fScaArg1 chromosome 18, fScaArg1.pri, whole genome shotgun sequence DNA includes these proteins:
- the mc4r gene encoding melanocortin receptor 4: protein MNTTDPHGLIQGYHNRSQTSGILPLDKDLSAEEKDSSTGCYEQLLISTEVFLTLGIVSLLENILVVAAIVKNKNLHSPMYFFICSLAVADMLVSVSNASETIVIALINGGNLTIPVTLIKSMDNVFDSMICSSLLASICSLLAIAVDRYITIFYALRYHNIVTLRRAMLVISSIWTCCTVSGILFIIYSESTTVLICLITMFFTMLVLMASLYVHMFLLARLHMKRIAALPGNAPIHQRANMKGAITLTILLGVFVVCWAPFFLHLILMITCPRNPYCTCFMSHFNMYLILIMCNSVIDPIIYAFRSQEMRKTFKEIFCCSHALLCV, encoded by the coding sequence ATGAACACCACAGATCCCCATGGATTGATCCAAGGCTACCACAACAGGAGCCAAACCTCAGGCATTTTGCCACTTGACAAAGACTTATCAGCGGAGGAGAAGGACTCATCAACAGGATGCTACGAACAGCTGCTGATTTCCACAGAGGTTTTCCTCACTCTGGGCATCGTCAGTCTGCTGGAGAATATCCTGGTTGTTGCTGCtattgtgaaaaacaaaaaccttcacTCGCCCATGTACTTTTTCATCTGTAGCCTGGCTGTTGCTGACATGCTTGTCAGTGTCTCCAACGCTTCTGAGACGATTGTCATAGCGCTCATCAATGGAGGCAACCTAACCATCCCAGTCACGTTGATTAAAAGCATGGATAATGTGTTTGACTCTATGATCTGTAGCTCTCTGTTAGCATCTATCTGCAGCTTGCTGGCCATCGCCGTTGATCGTTATATCACCATCTTCTATGCGTTGCGATACCACAACATTGTCACCCTGCGAAGAGCAATGTTGGTCATCAGCAGCATCTGGACATGCTGCACTGTGTCCGGCATCCTGTTCATCATCTACTCAGAGAGCACCACAGTGCTCATCTGCCTCATCACCATGTTCTTCACCATGCTGGTGCTCATGGCATCCCTGTACGTCCACATGTTCCTGCTGGCACGTTTGCACATGAAGCGGATCGCAGCCCTGCCAGGAAACGCACCCATCCATCAGCGGGCCAACATGAAGGGCGCCATCACCCTCACCATCCTACTTGGGGTGTTTGTGGTGTGCTGGGCAcctttcttcctccatctcatcCTCATGATCACCTGCCCCAGGAACCCCTACTGCACCTGTTTCATGTCCCACTTCAACATGTacctcatcctcatcatgtGCAACTCTGTCATCGACCCCATCATCTACGCTTTTCGCAGCCAAGAGATGAGAAAAACCTTCAAAGAGATTTTCTGCTGCTCACATGcgctcttgtgtgtgtga